From Candidatus Methylomirabilota bacterium, one genomic window encodes:
- the rpmB gene encoding 50S ribosomal protein L28 has protein sequence MAQRCDICGKGPAVGHKISHAHNVTKRRWLANLVSLRGLVKGKVQRMRVCTRCLKAGKVVKVV, from the coding sequence ATGGCTCAGCGCTGTGATATCTGCGGTAAAGGTCCGGCCGTCGGCCACAAGATCAGCCACGCGCACAACGTGACGAAGCGCCGCTGGCTGGCCAATCTGGTGTCGCTGCGCGGGCTGGTGAAGGGCAAGGTGCAGCGGATGCGGGTGTGCACGCGCTGCCTGAAAGCCGGCAAGGTCGTCAAGGTCGTCTGA